A single Marinobacter sp. es.042 DNA region contains:
- a CDS encoding methyl-accepting chemotaxis protein, whose amino-acid sequence MGLLDRASVLWGMAVAGLLAVVCAAVAPLLGLEITSMLIGLVVGLVAAGGFMIVRVLEPTERGLKALNNGTLAEDHPLHAQCHQLLADARAGRALVETLSGSADRNAISAAQVSFAADQLKLRLDRQVEETAQMADYAGQITETVRESSEQATDAATMALQNKQVSTEGREALISAIDSVREVHQQSGENLRLIQELNEKSNKIQGVTTTIQGIAEQTNLLALNAAIEAARAGDQGRGFAVVADEVRQLAGRTAQATGEVAETLEEIRSDTTLIVSRIEDLARSIEAGLTSVESVGERLEQISDQSERVQQQVARIAEIDQNNEQSLAQVFSAIETVRDQISESDTSVSSLAEQAATLMELAEKANASFALNSEASYHRPFFDQARAGADQIGQMFEQAIRDGKLSESALFDKSRTPIPNTHPPKYSSTFDKFTDQYLPAIQEQVKNAHEAIVFAIAAAPDGYVPTHNRDFAHAPTGDPKVDLVKSRSKRLFNDRTGIRCGQHTETMLLQTYRRDTGEIMHDLSVPIYVNGKHWGGFRLGYRPDNH is encoded by the coding sequence ATGGGGTTACTGGATAGGGCTTCAGTTTTATGGGGGATGGCGGTTGCCGGACTTCTTGCAGTCGTCTGCGCAGCGGTGGCGCCGTTGCTAGGTCTTGAAATTACCTCAATGCTCATCGGGCTTGTCGTAGGTCTCGTTGCTGCCGGCGGGTTCATGATTGTTCGTGTCCTGGAGCCGACTGAGCGTGGCCTCAAGGCCTTGAATAACGGCACCCTGGCTGAAGATCATCCACTGCATGCGCAATGTCATCAGTTGCTAGCTGATGCGAGGGCGGGGCGCGCGCTCGTCGAAACGCTTTCCGGTAGCGCTGACAGGAACGCGATTTCCGCCGCCCAGGTGTCTTTCGCGGCCGACCAGTTGAAGCTGCGGCTGGATCGCCAGGTTGAAGAAACTGCACAAATGGCCGATTACGCGGGGCAGATTACCGAAACCGTGCGGGAATCCTCGGAGCAGGCCACCGATGCAGCCACCATGGCGCTGCAGAACAAACAGGTAAGCACCGAGGGTCGTGAAGCCCTGATCTCCGCCATCGACAGTGTTAGGGAGGTGCACCAGCAGTCCGGGGAAAACCTGCGGCTGATCCAGGAGCTGAACGAGAAGTCCAACAAGATCCAGGGTGTGACCACCACCATCCAGGGTATCGCTGAACAGACCAATCTGCTTGCACTCAATGCCGCCATTGAGGCGGCGAGGGCTGGTGACCAGGGGCGCGGGTTCGCGGTCGTCGCCGATGAAGTACGCCAGCTCGCTGGTCGGACTGCCCAGGCAACCGGTGAAGTTGCAGAAACCCTGGAGGAAATACGCTCGGACACTACGCTGATCGTTTCCCGTATTGAAGACCTGGCCCGCAGCATCGAGGCGGGGCTGACTTCTGTGGAGAGCGTTGGAGAGAGGTTGGAACAGATCAGCGATCAGTCGGAACGTGTACAGCAGCAGGTTGCACGGATAGCCGAGATTGACCAGAACAACGAGCAGAGTCTGGCCCAGGTTTTCTCCGCGATTGAAACCGTGCGCGACCAGATCTCCGAGAGTGATACCAGCGTTTCATCGCTTGCGGAGCAGGCGGCTACGCTGATGGAGCTTGCAGAGAAAGCTAACGCGTCATTCGCATTGAACAGCGAAGCCAGTTATCACCGGCCGTTCTTCGATCAGGCCCGGGCCGGCGCGGACCAGATTGGTCAGATGTTCGAGCAGGCCATCCGCGACGGCAAACTCTCCGAAAGCGCGCTGTTCGACAAGTCCCGTACGCCGATCCCGAATACTCATCCGCCAAAGTACTCCAGCACCTTTGACAAGTTTACCGACCAATATCTGCCTGCTATTCAGGAGCAGGTGAAAAATGCTCACGAGGCCATTGTCTTTGCCATTGCCGCTGCCCCCGACGGATACGTGCCCACCCACAACCGCGATTTCGCCCACGCGCCAACAGGCGATCCCAAGGTGGATCTGGTCAAGAGCAGGAGCAAGCGGCTGTTCAACGACCGTACCGGTATTCGCTGTGGCCAGCATACCGAGACCATGCTCTTGCAAACCTACCGTCGGGATACCGGCGAAATCATGCATGACCTCTCCGTACCAATCTATGTGAATGGCAAACACTGGGGTGGGTTCCGTTTGGGTTATCGTCCGGACAATCACTGA
- a CDS encoding DUF4870 family protein: MTEPEFIPADADPASRRSEPARNLAVVVYILQALSFFVGGITGLVGVIINYVKLDDVRNTWVERHFRWQIRTFWIGLLWTVIGIVTTPLIIGWFILLGISIWIIYRIVKGALALNDGKAPS, translated from the coding sequence TTGACTGAACCGGAGTTTATTCCTGCCGACGCGGACCCCGCGTCCCGTCGCTCAGAGCCTGCCCGGAACCTGGCGGTAGTAGTCTACATCCTTCAGGCGCTTTCATTCTTTGTTGGAGGCATTACCGGTCTGGTGGGCGTGATCATCAATTACGTCAAACTGGATGACGTGCGTAATACCTGGGTGGAAAGGCATTTCCGCTGGCAGATTCGTACGTTCTGGATAGGCCTGCTCTGGACCGTGATCGGTATTGTTACCACGCCACTGATCATAGGCTGGTTTATTCTTCTCGGTATTTCGATCTGGATTATCTACCGGATTGTAAAGGGGGCGCTCGCTCTGAACGATGGCAAGGCGCCCTCCTGA
- a CDS encoding MFS transporter — protein MPESRKDTIEQLYGLIANEEDARVCKDIPEEACREVPRNFFLILASNVLTKLGDLLISPKTVLAWLMSTIGAPALVAWLVPIRESGSLVPQMVIAAWVRRKPVRKWFWTLGSFGQAASVVAMAASVWFFEGYAAGFGIIAALIVFSLARGFCSVSMKDVQGKCIPKTRRGRLGGLASTIGGTATVVLTGLLFWERGDPTIAFYTVLLLLAGALWVIAGFLFAGVQEHEGETGGGGNAINEAFQSLSLLRDDVPFRHFVITRALLLCSALASPYFVVLAQKESDIGWMLGIFLLASSLASSLSASFWGWAADTSSRRVMIRGAAMASGTCLIVGTAALTLGQDLGSVWFYPVAFFVLSIAHAGVRLGRKTYLVDMAGGNKRTDYTAVSNTVIGVLLLVTGGLTALVSMISPVAVIMVLGLMGLAGMFSAIRLKEVTED, from the coding sequence TTGCCTGAGAGCAGAAAGGACACCATCGAACAACTTTATGGCCTGATTGCCAACGAAGAAGATGCCCGGGTCTGCAAGGATATTCCTGAGGAGGCCTGTCGCGAGGTACCCCGCAATTTTTTCCTCATTCTCGCCAGTAACGTACTGACCAAGCTGGGCGATCTGCTGATCAGCCCGAAAACCGTGCTGGCCTGGTTGATGAGTACCATAGGTGCTCCCGCCCTGGTGGCCTGGCTGGTTCCGATCCGCGAATCCGGCTCTCTCGTTCCACAAATGGTCATCGCGGCCTGGGTGCGCCGCAAACCGGTTCGCAAGTGGTTCTGGACGTTGGGCAGTTTCGGACAGGCCGCCAGCGTGGTGGCGATGGCAGCCAGTGTCTGGTTCTTCGAGGGTTATGCAGCCGGCTTCGGGATCATTGCCGCTCTCATTGTGTTTTCCCTGGCCCGCGGCTTTTGCTCCGTCTCCATGAAAGACGTTCAGGGCAAATGCATTCCCAAGACCCGCCGGGGAAGGCTTGGCGGACTGGCGTCCACCATCGGTGGCACGGCAACCGTCGTTTTAACCGGCCTTTTATTCTGGGAACGTGGCGACCCCACGATTGCCTTCTACACCGTGTTGCTGCTTCTGGCAGGGGCACTCTGGGTAATTGCCGGTTTTCTGTTTGCCGGAGTTCAGGAGCATGAAGGCGAAACCGGTGGCGGTGGAAACGCCATCAACGAGGCGTTTCAGAGCCTTTCTCTGCTCCGCGATGATGTTCCCTTCCGACATTTCGTGATCACCCGGGCCCTGCTTCTCTGCTCTGCCCTGGCATCTCCCTATTTCGTGGTCCTGGCACAAAAGGAGTCGGATATCGGCTGGATGCTGGGCATTTTCCTGCTCGCCAGCAGTCTCGCAAGTTCCCTGAGTGCCAGTTTCTGGGGCTGGGCGGCGGACACGTCCAGCCGGAGGGTGATGATCCGTGGCGCGGCAATGGCCAGTGGCACCTGCCTGATCGTCGGCACTGCAGCACTTACCCTGGGGCAAGACCTGGGCAGCGTGTGGTTTTATCCGGTGGCTTTCTTCGTGCTCAGCATCGCACATGCTGGCGTCAGGCTGGGGCGCAAAACCTATCTGGTGGATATGGCCGGGGGCAACAAGCGCACCGATTACACTGCCGTGAGCAACACGGTCATTGGCGTTTTGCTGCTTGTCACAGGCGGCCTGACCGCTCTGGTATCAATGATCTCCCCAGTCGCGGTCATTATGGTTCTCGGCCTGATGGGCCTGGCCGGGATGTTCAGTGCGATACGACTCAAAGAAGTTACGGAGGACTGA